Proteins encoded together in one Microplitis mediator isolate UGA2020A chromosome 7, iyMicMedi2.1, whole genome shotgun sequence window:
- the LOC130671516 gene encoding putative ankyrin repeat protein RF_0381 isoform X1: MALLSSIRRAFQDSLDVYLLEAVKTKDLTKIHQIVMDQVPDIPPNAMNPARLMYLALANKKFDLAQEIYTTFVGYAIDDYVEYNDEGECVGWTALHFAVDNKNRKAVKFLLKRGADVNCKNEEKDQPINLAVDNKDIKITRLLLSYGADKRHCQNWLVTPDNKSDIIEFPKSNIESCDSNMEFSESNIECSEVYTDFSEWNIINTPIHHLIT; the protein is encoded by the exons ATGGcattattatcatcaataaGAAGAGCATTTCAAGACAGTCTCGATGTATATCTCTTGGAGGCAGTAAAGACAAAAGATTTGACAAAAATCCATCAAATCGTCATGGACCAAGTACCCGACATTCCGCCAAATGCAATGAACCCTGCAAGACTTATGTATTTGGCTCTGGCAAACAAAAAGTTTGACTTAGCTCAAGAAATATATACGACTTTTGTGGGCTATGCAATAGATGATTATGTGGAATACAACGATGAAGGAGAGTGTGTGGGGTGGACTGCGTTGCATTTTGCTGTGGATAACAAGAACCGCAAGGCAGTCAAGTTCTTATTAAAAAGAGGAGCCGACGTTAACTGTAAAAATGAAGAGAAAGATCAACCAATCAATCTGGCTGTTGATAACAAAGACATTAAGATTACTAGATTGCTTTTAAGTTACGGAGCTGACAAGAGGCATTGCCAGAATTGGCTAGTTACACCAGACAATAAAAG TGATATCATCGAATTTCCCAAATCGAATATCGAATCTTGCGATTCGAATATGGAATTTAGCGAATCGAATATCGAATGTTCCGAAGTGTATACCGATTTTTCCGAATGGAATATCATTAATACCCCGATTCATCATCTCATCACGTAA
- the LOC130671516 gene encoding putative ankyrin repeat protein RF_0381 isoform X2: MALLSSIRRAFQDSLDVYLLEAVKTKDLTKIHQIVMDQVPDIPPNAMNPARLMYLALANKKFDLAQEIYTTFVGYAIDDYVEYNDEGECVGWTALHFAVDNKNRKAVKFLLKRGADVNCKNEEKDQPINLAVDNKDIKITRLLLSYGADKRHCQNWLVTPDNKRKQSRRRNKKKIILVDGPENGYFVNFKCKKRGQGLGHSKIFAISVSKIF; the protein is encoded by the exons ATGGcattattatcatcaataaGAAGAGCATTTCAAGACAGTCTCGATGTATATCTCTTGGAGGCAGTAAAGACAAAAGATTTGACAAAAATCCATCAAATCGTCATGGACCAAGTACCCGACATTCCGCCAAATGCAATGAACCCTGCAAGACTTATGTATTTGGCTCTGGCAAACAAAAAGTTTGACTTAGCTCAAGAAATATATACGACTTTTGTGGGCTATGCAATAGATGATTATGTGGAATACAACGATGAAGGAGAGTGTGTGGGGTGGACTGCGTTGCATTTTGCTGTGGATAACAAGAACCGCAAGGCAGTCAAGTTCTTATTAAAAAGAGGAGCCGACGTTAACTGTAAAAATGAAGAGAAAGATCAACCAATCAATCTGGCTGTTGATAACAAAGACATTAAGATTACTAGATTGCTTTTAAGTTACGGAGCTGACAAGAGGCATTGCCAGAATTGGCTAGTTACACCAGACAATAAAAG aaaaCAATCACGTcgtcgtaataaaaaaaaaataattttggtgGATGGTCCGGAAAATGGGTATtttgtcaatttcaaatgtaaAAAACGTGGTCAAGGATTAGgacattcaaaaatatttgcaatttctgtttcaaagattttttaa